One region of Carya illinoinensis cultivar Pawnee chromosome 8, C.illinoinensisPawnee_v1, whole genome shotgun sequence genomic DNA includes:
- the LOC122317914 gene encoding flavonoid 3'-monooxygenase CYP75B137-like, with the protein MAWWRSYASDETFSSSTLTILIGIFAVLWLLWAVKKQRKVAVPPLPPGPRGLPIVGYLPFIGTELHTKFQQLGGIYGPIYKIWLANKLCIVISSPSLVKEVVRDQDPIFSNRDATRVALAMTFEGADIAFAPNGPNWRMLRKMFVREMLSPANLDSTFSFQREEVRNTIRNLYDKIGAPIDLGELVFVTVMNVIMKMLWGNTLRGEEGAKFGVEFRHMFSNLMLLLGKPNVSDLFPSLASFDLQGIVREAKEISQSIERVLDYAIDKQIKSLAKAKEEGKPKIAQKDFLQVLLEIMEQDNGANSISMTQLKAVLVDIVVAGSDTTTTMSEWVMARLMKHSEIMRKVHEELTEIVGMDNLVEESHLPKLHYLDAVIKETFRLHPPLPFLVPRTPSKSSIIGGYHVPQGSRIFINVWAIQRDPKYWDNPLEFKPDRFLNDGYARLDYSGNNFKYFPFGSGRRICAGITLGEKTLKYIMASILHSFKWKLPQGLEIDVSDTFGVVTKKKNPTIAIPTPRLSKSELFIE; encoded by the exons ATGGCATGGTGGAGGTCATATGCTAGTGACGAGACATTTTCTAGCTCTACTCTCACTATTTTGATCGGTATATTTGCGGTTTTATGGTTGCTATGGGCCgtcaagaaacaaagaaaggtTGCAGTACCTCCATTGCCACCAGGACCCCGTGGCTTGCCAATAGTCGGGTACCTTCCATTTATAGGTACAGAACTTCATACAAAATTTCAACAACTGGGTGGGATCTATGGCCCCATCTACAAGATTTGGCTTGCAAATAAATTGTGCATTGTAATTAGCTCACCCTCACTAGTGAAAGAAGTTGTTCGTGACCAAGACCCAATATTTTCCAACCGTGATGCTACCAGAGTTGCACTTGCTATGACATTCGAGGGAGCTGATATCGCCTTTGCCCCAAATGGTCCTAATTGGAGGATGTTGCGAAAGATGTTTGTGCGAGAGATGCTAAGTCCAGCGAATCTTGATTCTACCTTCTCTTTTCAAAGAGAAGAGGTAAGGAACACTATTAGGAATCTGTATGACAAAATAGGTGCCCCCATAGATTTAGGAGAACTGGTGTTTGTGACGGTGATGAATGTCATCATGAAGATGTTGTGGGGCAACACACTACGAGGAGAGGAAGGGGCTAAGTTTGGAGTTGAGTTTAGGcatatgttttcaaatttaatgtTGTTACTTGGAAAACCAAATGTTTCGGACCTTTTCCCTTCATTAGCAAGTTTTGATTTACAAGGGATCGTAAGGGAAGCAAAGGAGATTTCCCAAAGTATTGAACGAGTACTTGATTATGCCATTGACAAACAGATCAAGAGTTTGGCCAAGGCCAAAGAAGAGGGGAAGCCAAAGATAGCACAAAAGGACTTTTTGCAAGTTCTCTTGGAAATAATGGAGCAGGATAACGGTGCAAATTCGATTAGCATGACCCAACTCAAGGCTGTGCTTGTG GACATAGTGGTGGCTGGATCTGACACTACAACGACCATGTCAGAATGGGTAATGGCAAGGCTGATGAAACATTCAGAGATAATGAGAAaagttcatgaagaattaaCAGAAATTGTGGGGATGGATAACTTAGTCGAAGAATCCCATTTGCCCAAATTACATTATTTAGATGCTGTAATTAAAGAGACGTTTCGTCTGCACCCACCTCTTCCTTTCCTGGTACCTCGTACTCCAAGCAAATCTAGCATCATTGGAGGGTACCATGTACCCCAAGGTTCAAGGATTTTCATAAATGTTTGGGCTATTCAAAGGGACCCAAAGTATTGGGACAATCCATTGGAATTTAAACCCGATAGGTTTCTAAATGATGGTTATGCTAGATTAGATTATTCGGGCAacaattttaagtattttccaTTTGGGTCAGGGAGAAGAATATGCGCGGGTATTACACTAGGGGAGAAGACACTCAAATACATAATGGCTTCAATCTTGCACTCCTTCAAATGGAAATTGCCACAAGGTTTAGAGATTGATGTTTCAGACACTTTCGGTGTCGTTACTAAGAAGAAGAATCCAACAATTGCAATTCCAACTCCAAGGTTGTCCAAATCTGAGCTTTTCATAGAATAA